A genomic region of Ensifer adhaerens contains the following coding sequences:
- a CDS encoding cation:proton antiporter encodes MSLPDQIEALATGFALIALSVALLITVWRIIRGPTLPDRVLGLDMLVAIAIGLIAVVAIRTGFNLYIDIAIALGLVGFLATVAFARFILARGLSPETANAERGLAEAKRGPAPRSDAMRRKRKGGRR; translated from the coding sequence ATGAGCCTGCCAGACCAGATCGAAGCCCTCGCTACGGGCTTTGCACTTATCGCGCTGTCTGTTGCACTACTGATTACTGTCTGGCGCATCATTCGCGGTCCGACCTTGCCGGATCGCGTGCTCGGTCTCGACATGCTGGTGGCGATCGCCATCGGTCTGATTGCCGTCGTCGCGATCCGCACCGGCTTCAACCTCTACATCGATATTGCCATCGCCCTCGGCCTCGTCGGTTTCCTTGCGACGGTCGCCTTTGCCCGCTTCATTCTGGCTCGTGGTCTTTCGCCGGAGACAGCAAACGCCGAGCGCGGCCTGGCGGAGGCAAAGCGCGGGCCCGCGCCGCGGTCCGATGCGATGCGCCGCAAGCGCAAGGGAGGGCGCCGGTGA
- the mnhG gene encoding monovalent cation/H(+) antiporter subunit G codes for MNPVLDVVIAVLVAALLIVGAIFSLLAAIGIVRFPDLYTRMHAASKAGTIGSGLLLLAAGVHSLDPAILIRALAGFFFFVLTAPISAHLLAKAAHQAGYKLTKLSVVDQLSQKEEPHRR; via the coding sequence GTGAACCCTGTCCTGGATGTCGTCATTGCTGTGCTGGTTGCAGCTCTGTTGATCGTCGGCGCAATCTTTTCGCTGCTTGCGGCGATCGGTATCGTTCGTTTTCCCGACCTCTACACACGCATGCATGCGGCTTCGAAGGCCGGAACTATAGGTTCGGGCCTGTTGCTGCTGGCCGCGGGCGTGCATTCTTTGGATCCGGCAATATTGATTCGCGCGCTCGCGGGCTTCTTTTTCTTTGTTCTGACTGCCCCAATTTCGGCTCATCTCTTGGCAAAGGCGGCACATCAGGCCGGCTACAAACTTACGAAACTGTCAGTCGTAGATCAGCTTTCACAAAAGGAAGAGCCACATCGCCGCTGA
- the mucR gene encoding exopolysaccharide biosynthesis transcriptional regulator MucR has product MTETALGASHELLVELTAEIVAAYVSNHVVPVAELPTLIADVHSALNNTAAPAPVVIPVEKPKPAVSVRKSVQDDQITCLECGGTFKSLKRHLMTHHNLSPEEYREKWDLPTDYPMVAPAYAEARSRLAKEMGLGQRRKRRGK; this is encoded by the coding sequence ATGACTGAAACAGCGCTTGGCGCGAGCCATGAACTTCTGGTTGAACTGACGGCGGAAATTGTTGCCGCATACGTCAGCAATCATGTGGTTCCCGTCGCCGAGCTTCCCACGCTGATCGCAGATGTGCACTCGGCGCTCAACAACACCGCGGCGCCGGCGCCGGTCGTCATCCCGGTTGAAAAGCCGAAGCCGGCTGTCTCCGTCCGCAAGTCCGTTCAGGATGACCAGATCACCTGCCTTGAGTGTGGCGGTACCTTCAAGTCGCTTAAGCGCCACCTGATGACCCACCACAATCTGTCGCCGGAAGAATATCGCGAAAAGTGGGACCTGCCGACCGACTACCCGATGGTCGCGCCCGCTTATGCGGAAGCACGCTCGCGTCTTGCCAAGGAAATGGGCCTCGGCCAGCGTCGCAAGCGTCGCGGCAAGTAA
- a CDS encoding SufE family protein: MTTLDQIIDDFAFLDEWEDRYRYVIELGKALPEMPEAKRTQENKVQGCASQVWLVTQTAGNPEDPVLTFEGESDAHIVRGLVAIVLAIYSDKHASEIAKIDAIDTFGKIGLIEHLSTQRANGLRSMIRRIKNEAELRLAA, from the coding sequence ATGACGACGCTTGACCAGATCATCGACGATTTTGCCTTCCTCGACGAGTGGGAGGATCGTTATCGCTATGTGATCGAACTCGGCAAGGCTCTGCCGGAAATGCCGGAGGCCAAGCGCACCCAGGAAAACAAGGTCCAGGGTTGCGCCAGCCAAGTCTGGCTCGTCACCCAGACGGCAGGCAATCCGGAGGATCCAGTCCTGACCTTCGAAGGTGAATCGGATGCGCACATTGTGCGCGGCCTGGTCGCGATCGTGCTCGCCATCTATTCCGACAAGCATGCCTCGGAGATCGCCAAGATCGACGCTATCGATACCTTCGGCAAGATCGGCCTGATCGAGCACCTGTCGACGCAGCGCGCCAACGGCCTGCGCTCGATGATCCGCCGCATCAAGAACGAAGCGGAGCTTCGGCTGGCCGCTTGA
- a CDS encoding DUF5330 domain-containing protein, with amino-acid sequence MWFLIKATFWFSLVLVLLPFLDPSSSQKLEHGPKVELGDTFSAANEAFQYISAICIQKPEVCEKGAETFVALGHRAREGARIAYEFLDAQFAETDAAQPDAKVMTGTVTPMMTGTAKPAADVAAAAEGSTIDAEPVFKRTPVPEKRLDPKAAFIQ; translated from the coding sequence ATGTGGTTTCTCATCAAGGCGACATTCTGGTTTTCGCTGGTGCTGGTGCTGCTGCCATTCCTCGATCCGTCGAGCTCTCAGAAGCTGGAGCATGGTCCCAAGGTAGAGCTCGGCGACACCTTCTCCGCCGCCAATGAGGCTTTCCAATACATCAGCGCCATCTGCATCCAGAAGCCCGAGGTTTGCGAGAAGGGCGCGGAAACCTTTGTCGCCCTCGGTCACCGGGCTCGCGAAGGCGCTCGGATCGCCTATGAATTCCTGGATGCCCAGTTTGCCGAAACCGATGCGGCTCAACCCGATGCCAAGGTGATGACCGGTACGGTCACACCGATGATGACCGGCACGGCCAAGCCGGCAGCCGATGTGGCTGCTGCGGCCGAGGGCAGCACGATCGACGCAGAGCCTGTGTTCAAACGCACGCCCGTTCCGGAAAAGCGCCTCGACCCCAAGGCCGCGTTCATCCAGTAA
- a CDS encoding sensor histidine kinase codes for MAGRWASRVDEIAALWLPRHEASSLAGRRDTKRLRAVAAVSLTTLPVAPLALSLAMPVSSALPLGTALWASASLLAAAVAIARGRVPEAGAPAPTDPVLPDLSAAYDLFAGLVTVHDLRGNVLSVHGRDAAEHLTLMRDPAGRGFIEQIHVSDRITFLSAIDILRQGGDRATVDIRIERRTLPIEGEQFVYMACELAPLRDRDGNLTAILAQSRDVSQEAGLRAEAAARTAEAESANDAKTRFLAAVSHELRTPLNAILGFSDVLAGEYFGKLENDRQREYVGLIHKSGEHLLSVVNTMLDMSKIEAGRYELMPEPFRVAEAVAACEAMLSHQAAEKGVKLVSRVTRGIGEINADQRAFQQVLINLVGNAVKFTDHGGVVTIDAEVDGETLKVSVSDTGIGIAADKLELLGQPFVQIQNDYTRRYEGTGLGLSLVKGLVALHGGDLTIRSREGEGTVIVVTIPRDGSGIALAQQDEQRSPVTVEFPPRLRDGETRPAAEGGRSEDVGLNEERGYGSAQAKTA; via the coding sequence ATGGCTGGCAGATGGGCGTCCCGCGTGGACGAGATCGCGGCCCTGTGGCTGCCCCGTCATGAAGCCTCCTCACTCGCTGGACGTCGCGATACGAAACGTCTGCGGGCTGTCGCGGCCGTCTCGCTGACGACGCTGCCCGTGGCGCCGCTCGCCCTGTCGCTCGCCATGCCGGTTTCCTCGGCCCTGCCGCTTGGCACGGCGCTTTGGGCTTCCGCCTCGCTCTTGGCAGCAGCCGTCGCGATCGCTCGTGGCCGGGTGCCGGAAGCCGGTGCGCCAGCCCCGACCGATCCGGTTCTCCCGGACCTTTCGGCGGCCTATGATCTTTTTGCCGGTCTCGTGACCGTGCATGACCTGCGCGGCAATGTTCTTTCCGTGCACGGGCGAGATGCAGCCGAGCACCTGACGCTGATGCGCGATCCGGCGGGCCGCGGTTTCATCGAACAGATTCACGTCTCCGACCGCATCACTTTCCTGAGTGCGATCGACATCCTTCGCCAGGGCGGTGATCGGGCGACGGTCGATATCCGTATCGAACGGCGGACCCTGCCGATCGAAGGCGAGCAATTCGTCTATATGGCTTGCGAATTGGCGCCGTTGCGCGATCGCGACGGCAACCTGACGGCGATCCTTGCGCAGTCGCGCGATGTCTCCCAGGAGGCAGGCTTGCGCGCGGAGGCGGCGGCCCGGACGGCCGAAGCCGAGTCTGCGAACGACGCCAAGACCCGTTTTCTCGCCGCCGTCAGCCACGAGTTGCGCACGCCGCTCAACGCCATCCTCGGCTTTTCCGACGTGCTGGCCGGCGAGTATTTCGGCAAGCTCGAGAACGATCGCCAGCGCGAATATGTGGGCCTCATCCACAAATCGGGCGAACATCTACTCTCCGTCGTCAACACCATGCTCGACATGAGCAAGATCGAGGCGGGACGCTACGAGCTCATGCCTGAGCCTTTCCGCGTCGCCGAGGCGGTTGCCGCCTGCGAGGCGATGCTGTCGCACCAGGCGGCGGAAAAGGGCGTCAAGCTCGTGAGCCGCGTCACCCGCGGCATCGGCGAAATCAATGCCGATCAGCGCGCATTCCAGCAGGTTCTCATCAACCTGGTCGGCAATGCCGTGAAGTTCACCGATCATGGCGGTGTCGTGACGATCGACGCCGAGGTGGACGGTGAGACGCTGAAGGTTTCGGTCAGCGACACTGGTATCGGTATCGCGGCCGACAAGCTGGAACTGCTCGGCCAACCTTTTGTCCAGATCCAGAACGACTATACACGCCGCTACGAAGGCACGGGTCTCGGCCTTTCGCTGGTCAAGGGCCTCGTTGCGCTTCATGGTGGCGATCTCACGATTCGCAGCCGCGAGGGCGAGGGGACTGTCATCGTCGTGACGATACCGCGCGACGGCTCTGGCATTGCCCTTGCCCAGCAAGACGAGCAGCGCTCGCCGGTGACGGTGGAATTCCCGCCGCGCCTGCGCGACGGAGAAACGAGGCCGGCCGCCGAAGGAGGGCGGTCCGAGGACGTTGGTTTGAACGAGGAACGGGGATATGGCTCCGCGCAAGCGAAAACAGCCTGA
- a CDS encoding peptidoglycan-binding protein gives MAPRKRKQPERKKAAQRAPGLAVRGLALAGQGVGLAGRLMARHPLVSGGTAAFVVVFSFVAANAMWYQHGVHPSPLMRTRVPLVSAETAQRIAIAKGEEIEQRNVTTFVIEREGEAKADNVEDVIAGASADLPADKPSPERVASVPDSAQSKLVADIQKELNRVGLYDGAPDGRSGPRTTAAILRFEAQAGRAETGSASTELLQALRAAPSDKVAQVMPAGRPLAEAKGNGVEIDPVAAAIRSSEKESNFIPRAEIPVSSDLVLNIQKGLSNLAYADVAVDGVAGEQTRAAIRHFEKHYRLPQTGEPNAQVLKKLKEIGAL, from the coding sequence ATGGCTCCGCGCAAGCGAAAACAGCCTGAACGGAAAAAGGCCGCGCAGCGTGCGCCCGGCCTGGCCGTGCGCGGGCTGGCACTTGCCGGACAGGGTGTTGGACTTGCCGGCCGCCTGATGGCGCGCCATCCGCTGGTCTCTGGCGGCACCGCGGCCTTCGTTGTCGTGTTCTCCTTCGTTGCCGCCAACGCCATGTGGTACCAGCACGGCGTGCACCCGTCGCCGCTCATGCGCACCCGCGTGCCGCTCGTCAGCGCCGAAACGGCGCAGCGGATCGCCATCGCCAAGGGCGAAGAGATCGAGCAGCGCAACGTGACCACCTTCGTCATCGAGCGCGAGGGAGAGGCCAAGGCGGACAATGTCGAGGACGTGATTGCTGGGGCCTCCGCGGATCTGCCGGCGGATAAGCCATCACCTGAGCGCGTGGCAAGTGTGCCCGACAGCGCGCAATCGAAGCTCGTCGCCGATATCCAGAAGGAACTGAACCGGGTCGGCCTTTATGACGGCGCACCGGACGGGCGTAGCGGCCCACGGACCACGGCGGCGATCCTGCGTTTTGAAGCGCAGGCCGGTCGCGCCGAGACCGGCTCGGCCAGCACCGAGCTGCTGCAGGCGCTAAGGGCGGCGCCAAGCGACAAGGTTGCGCAGGTCATGCCGGCGGGAAGGCCCCTTGCAGAGGCAAAGGGCAACGGCGTGGAGATAGATCCGGTCGCGGCGGCCATTCGCTCGTCCGAGAAGGAAAGCAATTTCATTCCGCGTGCGGAGATACCGGTTTCGAGCGACCTGGTGCTGAACATCCAGAAGGGGCTCAGCAATCTCGCCTATGCGGATGTAGCGGTCGATGGTGTCGCCGGAGAGCAGACGCGAGCGGCAATCCGCCATTTCGAGAAACATTACCGCCTGCCGCAGACCGGGGAGCCCAACGCCCAGGTCCTGAAGAAGCTCAAGGAAATCGGCGCGCTCTGA
- a CDS encoding DUF1491 family protein, protein MRLKSHIFVSSLLRRAFSLGGYAAVLRKGAEDAGAIFIRQRTRLGTETLFAPAPQNFFDDEVELGRKFEARLRDSEAEGVDAALASEVRFDPDCWIVEIELDDHGDLFEVVPEDGTSRS, encoded by the coding sequence ATGCGCTTGAAGTCTCACATCTTCGTCTCGTCCCTCCTGCGCCGTGCGTTTTCGCTCGGCGGCTACGCGGCCGTGCTGCGCAAGGGTGCGGAGGACGCCGGTGCAATCTTCATCCGCCAGCGGACACGGCTCGGCACCGAGACGCTCTTTGCCCCGGCGCCACAGAATTTCTTCGATGACGAAGTCGAACTCGGCCGCAAGTTCGAGGCGAGGCTTCGGGACAGCGAGGCTGAGGGGGTCGATGCGGCGCTTGCAAGCGAGGTCCGGTTCGATCCGGACTGCTGGATCGTGGAGATCGAACTGGACGACCATGGCGACCTGTTCGAGGTGGTTCCTGAGGACGGGACAAGCCGGTCCTGA
- a CDS encoding MerR family transcriptional regulator, translated as MDDQIFSIGELSKLSGIPVRRLRFYSDKGLLPPSTRSESGYRMYSGADLSRLDLVLALREAGVSVSEIRKILTSRTSFADVLALRLRTLETEIRSKRRNSAPRWNVSTTTLPAARRWTQSGRRK; from the coding sequence ATGGACGATCAAATCTTTTCGATAGGCGAACTCTCGAAGCTGAGCGGCATCCCGGTCAGGCGGCTTCGGTTTTATTCGGACAAGGGGCTGTTACCGCCGTCCACGCGGAGCGAGAGCGGTTACCGCATGTATTCCGGAGCGGATCTCTCCCGGCTGGACCTCGTGCTTGCTCTGCGTGAAGCGGGTGTCAGCGTTTCAGAAATCCGGAAGATCCTGACCAGCAGAACCTCGTTTGCCGACGTTCTGGCGTTGAGGCTTCGTACGCTCGAAACCGAAATCCGATCGAAAAGACGGAATTCCGCGCCGCGCTGGAACGTTTCTACGACGACGTTGCCGGCGGCGCGCCGGTGGACGCAGAGTGGAAGAAGAAAATGA
- a CDS encoding DUF2336 domain-containing protein yields the protein MFCVQGITVTDRFRELERPQTGRLKDVVLMATVTGFESLRIPRKSDMKQFAELFEPLFLGSSNEARRQAAAALSQCLQIPEPVATLIGSMPISIAAIFLTRSKAIADRTLISVIRERGPEHAAAIARRPNLSPLVVDALVEHHNPPGLAARSNAAKQAAADQPNLEPEAASLRAAREEALRHEIKTLARTGSPATAPAASSEAINDVHAALLVRFARSGEIILFSRVLGQALGTKDAQVERILLDISGQRLATSLVALDVGPTDAGFVLQALYPHLREPFGETSHAEALIGAMSRSDCREQLDAWFEAEAEDAAPAVRHEAYFAENSANDARQVSPRRVAAAVSNVQPQRLFGRRRG from the coding sequence ATGTTTTGCGTGCAGGGAATTACCGTGACGGATCGCTTTCGTGAGTTGGAAAGGCCACAGACCGGCCGCTTGAAGGACGTGGTCCTGATGGCGACGGTCACTGGTTTCGAAAGCCTGCGCATCCCCCGCAAGTCCGACATGAAGCAGTTTGCCGAACTGTTCGAGCCCCTCTTCCTCGGTTCCAGTAACGAAGCGCGCCGCCAGGCGGCGGCAGCCCTTTCCCAATGCCTGCAAATCCCGGAACCGGTCGCAACTTTGATCGGCAGCATGCCGATTTCGATTGCCGCGATTTTCCTGACGCGCTCGAAAGCGATTGCAGACCGCACCCTCATCTCGGTCATCCGCGAGCGCGGCCCGGAACATGCCGCAGCGATCGCGCGGCGTCCGAATCTCTCTCCGCTCGTCGTCGATGCCCTGGTCGAGCACCACAATCCGCCCGGGCTCGCAGCACGCAGCAACGCCGCGAAGCAGGCGGCGGCGGACCAACCAAACCTGGAGCCCGAAGCCGCGTCCTTGCGGGCTGCCCGCGAAGAAGCGCTTCGGCACGAGATCAAGACGCTGGCGCGGACGGGGTCGCCCGCTACTGCGCCCGCAGCTTCGTCTGAGGCGATCAACGACGTTCATGCAGCGCTGCTTGTGCGCTTTGCCCGTAGCGGCGAGATCATCCTGTTCTCACGTGTCCTCGGTCAGGCGCTCGGCACCAAGGATGCGCAGGTCGAGCGCATCCTGCTCGATATTTCCGGACAGCGGCTTGCGACGAGCCTCGTCGCGCTGGATGTCGGGCCGACCGATGCCGGTTTCGTGCTTCAGGCGCTCTATCCGCACCTTCGCGAACCCTTCGGCGAGACGAGCCACGCGGAAGCCTTGATCGGCGCCATGAGCCGCTCTGACTGCCGCGAGCAACTCGATGCCTGGTTCGAGGCGGAGGCAGAGGACGCAGCTCCGGCTGTAAGGCACGAAGCCTATTTCGCCGAAAATTCCGCCAATGATGCGCGCCAGGTTAGCCCTCGCAGGGTCGCGGCGGCCGTCAGCAATGTGCAGCCACAACGGCTTTTCGGCCGCCGGCGCGGCTAG
- a CDS encoding SH3 domain-containing protein translates to MKKFILRAAAVCALLAAPAIAEAAEGFATANVNMRSGPSTRYPAVSMIPVGESVEIHGCLADLPWCDVSFYGGRGWVAGRYVQADYRRNRVYVEPRYYRPLGIPTVVFQFDNYWDRNYRGRDFYRERDRWRRGPDWVDDGRNRRDWERQRERDRRDWEGDRRRERRDWETGQRDEEWRRREGEWNSERTVREERREWERRSDGVRVRQDDGVIYEGARPAPFVRCQFDDPNCEN, encoded by the coding sequence GTGAAGAAATTTATCCTGCGCGCGGCGGCGGTCTGCGCGCTCCTCGCGGCCCCGGCGATCGCCGAGGCTGCAGAAGGCTTTGCCACTGCCAATGTCAACATGCGCTCCGGTCCGAGCACCCGCTATCCGGCGGTATCGATGATCCCGGTCGGCGAATCGGTGGAGATCCACGGATGCCTTGCGGACCTGCCGTGGTGCGACGTCTCGTTCTATGGTGGTCGCGGCTGGGTTGCCGGGCGCTATGTTCAGGCCGACTATCGTCGCAATCGCGTTTATGTCGAGCCCCGCTACTATCGGCCGCTCGGAATTCCAACGGTCGTCTTCCAGTTCGACAACTATTGGGACCGCAACTACCGCGGTCGTGACTTCTATCGCGAACGCGACCGCTGGCGCCGGGGACCGGATTGGGTCGACGACGGCCGGAATCGTCGCGACTGGGAACGCCAGCGCGAGCGCGACCGCCGTGACTGGGAAGGTGATCGGCGCCGCGAGCGGCGAGACTGGGAAACCGGCCAGCGTGACGAGGAATGGCGCCGCCGCGAGGGTGAATGGAACAGCGAGCGGACGGTACGCGAAGAACGCCGTGAGTGGGAACGTCGCAGCGATGGCGTGCGCGTTCGCCAGGACGATGGGGTCATTTACGAAGGCGCCCGCCCTGCGCCGTTCGTTCGGTGCCAGTTCGACGATCCGAATTGCGAAAACTGA
- a CDS encoding DUF1254 domain-containing protein has product MRKVLFATVLGLVGAALLHIIIILSLPQFTGRDAYTRVLGLLEMDSFFALTSTPGPTGLANDDPYLRTAVCSFSISDGPARFLASGSVPFWSLAVFDSNSNEVFSMNDHTAVNGKLDLVVATPIQLVELRKSPPEALAQSIMVEMKEQDGYAVLRAMAPVDSFEEQVRNFLAESSCEPFRR; this is encoded by the coding sequence ATGCGTAAGGTTCTCTTCGCCACGGTCCTCGGCCTTGTCGGCGCCGCCCTGCTGCACATCATCATCATTCTGTCGTTGCCGCAGTTCACTGGCCGCGACGCCTATACCCGTGTCCTCGGGCTGCTCGAAATGGACAGTTTCTTCGCGCTGACGAGCACGCCGGGGCCGACCGGGCTTGCCAATGACGACCCCTATCTCCGGACGGCCGTTTGCAGCTTCTCGATCTCCGACGGGCCGGCGCGCTTCCTCGCCAGCGGCAGCGTGCCGTTCTGGTCTCTCGCGGTCTTCGACAGCAATTCGAACGAAGTTTTCAGCATGAACGACCACACGGCGGTCAACGGAAAGCTCGATCTTGTGGTCGCGACGCCGATCCAGCTGGTGGAACTGCGCAAGTCGCCGCCGGAGGCCCTGGCGCAATCGATCATGGTGGAGATGAAGGAACAGGACGGCTATGCGGTCTTGAGGGCGATGGCGCCGGTAGACAGCTTCGAGGAGCAGGTCCGCAACTTCCTTGCCGAATCAAGCTGCGAGCCATTTCGTCGCTAG
- a CDS encoding DUF1214 domain-containing protein, whose amino-acid sequence MFRIPFLVALALAIAFGGGIASAVWALKATVGFGSIAIGPWVAFPEAQTINADPYAKAHRARAGELLYGGAEGLMFSAQIDDKGQKLQATCSYDVTGLTPQARFWTLYAANADGLPLRPGTDLPSALNSWTVLRSENSNFTIHVSPNAQPDNWLAIRHAGNFRLVLTLLDTPTAGSSGLIDLAMPVITKTGCGDA is encoded by the coding sequence TTGTTCCGAATTCCCTTCCTCGTCGCCCTCGCTCTTGCCATCGCCTTCGGCGGCGGCATTGCCTCGGCCGTGTGGGCGCTGAAGGCGACCGTCGGCTTCGGCTCGATCGCAATCGGCCCATGGGTTGCCTTTCCGGAAGCGCAGACGATCAATGCCGACCCCTATGCCAAGGCGCACCGGGCGCGCGCTGGAGAACTCCTCTACGGCGGCGCCGAAGGATTGATGTTCAGCGCTCAGATCGACGACAAGGGCCAGAAGCTGCAGGCGACCTGCTCGTATGACGTGACGGGGCTGACGCCGCAGGCTCGTTTCTGGACGCTCTATGCGGCGAACGCCGACGGCCTGCCGCTGCGTCCCGGCACCGACCTGCCCTCGGCGCTTAATTCCTGGACCGTGCTGCGCAGCGAAAACAGCAACTTCACCATCCATGTGTCGCCGAATGCCCAACCGGACAATTGGCTGGCCATACGCCATGCGGGCAACTTCCGCTTGGTCCTGACGCTGCTCGACACACCGACGGCCGGTTCCTCGGGCCTGATCGACCTCGCCATGCCTGTCATCACCAAGACCGGGTGCGGCGATGCGTAA
- a CDS encoding transglycosylase domain-containing protein, whose protein sequence is MREPRKDDNRPKKRHIFLRIDSWIDSTVWNTGFKLAQWWEDTTIFFRRFRVTGWKKVVFEVLGEGMTWGTVGSVLMLALALPAFEETKGNWRAQSDFAVTFLDRYGNEIGHRGIIHEDSVPIDELPDHLIKAVLATEDRRFFDHWGIDFLGLARAMTENARAGGVVQGGSTLTQQLAKNLFLSNERTIERKIKEAFLAIWLESNLSKKEILRLYLDRAYMGGGTFGAAAAAQFYFGKSITDVSLAESAMLAGLFKAPARYAPHVNLPAARGRANEVLTNLVQGGLMTEGQVIAARLNPASVIDRAQVKAPDFFLDWAFDEVQRIARPFAQHSLIVRTTIDMGLQNAAEDSVESSLRQYGESFRVKQGALVMLENGGAVRAMVGGRDYGESQFNRATRALRQPGSSFKVYTYAAAMEKGMTPETVVVDAPITWRGWSPQNYGRSYAGRITILTAIAKSINTIPVRLAKDKLGTDLIAQTAKAMGVETPIRTDKTMPLGTSEVTVLDQATAYAVFPAGGVQSRRHGISQILNYDGDILYDFGRDEPPARRVLSENANTSMNSMLTQIPIIGTARKAALDNGILVGGKTGTTQAYRDAWFIGFTGDYTTAVWFGNDDYTSTNNMTGGSLPAMTFKRLMDYAEQGIEHRAIPGVTAPTAPVKQPQVAAAKPDENALPPLIRPRSLSAEVTRLLRTIGETFEKAPTLKAPEKAGGKLAALGAAEEKRSGQTDPDAASN, encoded by the coding sequence GTGCGGGAACCGAGGAAAGACGATAATCGGCCGAAGAAACGGCACATCTTTCTCAGGATCGACTCCTGGATCGATTCGACGGTCTGGAATACCGGGTTCAAGCTCGCGCAGTGGTGGGAAGATACCACCATATTCTTTCGCCGTTTCCGCGTCACTGGCTGGAAAAAGGTGGTCTTCGAGGTCCTCGGCGAAGGCATGACCTGGGGCACCGTCGGCTCGGTGCTGATGCTGGCGTTGGCGCTTCCCGCCTTTGAGGAAACCAAGGGCAACTGGCGCGCCCAGAGCGACTTCGCCGTCACCTTCCTCGACCGCTACGGCAATGAAATCGGCCACCGCGGCATCATCCACGAAGATTCCGTGCCGATCGACGAGCTGCCCGATCACTTGATCAAGGCGGTGTTGGCGACGGAAGACCGCCGCTTCTTCGACCATTGGGGTATCGACTTCCTGGGTCTAGCCCGCGCTATGACCGAAAACGCCCGCGCCGGCGGCGTCGTCCAGGGCGGCTCGACGCTGACCCAGCAGCTCGCCAAGAACCTTTTCCTTTCGAACGAGCGAACGATCGAACGCAAGATCAAGGAGGCCTTCCTTGCCATTTGGCTGGAGAGCAACCTGTCGAAGAAGGAAATCCTCAGGCTTTATCTCGACCGCGCCTATATGGGCGGCGGCACATTTGGCGCAGCTGCGGCAGCGCAATTCTATTTCGGCAAATCGATCACCGATGTGAGCCTGGCGGAGTCGGCGATGCTTGCCGGCCTCTTCAAGGCGCCGGCGCGTTATGCACCGCATGTCAACCTTCCGGCGGCGCGCGGTCGTGCCAACGAGGTTCTGACCAATCTCGTCCAGGGCGGCCTGATGACCGAGGGCCAGGTAATCGCCGCGCGCCTCAATCCCGCCAGCGTTATCGACCGCGCCCAGGTAAAGGCGCCCGATTTCTTCCTCGACTGGGCTTTCGATGAGGTCCAGCGCATTGCCCGTCCCTTCGCGCAGCATTCGCTGATCGTGCGCACCACGATCGACATGGGCCTGCAGAACGCCGCAGAGGACTCGGTGGAATCGAGCCTGCGCCAATACGGCGAGAGCTTCCGCGTGAAGCAGGGCGCGCTTGTCATGCTCGAGAATGGCGGCGCCGTGCGCGCCATGGTCGGCGGTCGCGACTATGGCGAGAGCCAGTTCAACCGCGCGACCCGTGCGCTGCGGCAACCGGGCTCCTCCTTCAAGGTTTATACCTACGCTGCCGCGATGGAGAAGGGCATGACGCCGGAAACGGTCGTCGTCGACGCGCCGATCACCTGGCGCGGCTGGTCGCCGCAGAACTACGGCCGAAGCTATGCCGGGCGCATCACCATCCTGACCGCCATCGCCAAGTCGATCAACACCATCCCCGTGCGCCTCGCCAAGGACAAGCTCGGCACCGACCTGATCGCTCAGACCGCCAAGGCGATGGGCGTCGAGACCCCTATCCGTACCGACAAGACCATGCCGCTCGGCACATCGGAGGTCACCGTGCTCGATCAGGCGACGGCTTACGCGGTGTTCCCGGCCGGCGGCGTGCAGTCACGCCGTCACGGCATTAGCCAGATTCTCAACTATGACGGCGACATCCTCTACGACTTCGGGCGTGACGAACCGCCGGCGCGGCGCGTGCTTTCGGAAAACGCAAATACGTCGATGAATTCGATGCTGACGCAGATCCCGATCATCGGCACCGCGCGCAAGGCCGCTCTCGACAATGGCATCCTCGTCGGCGGTAAGACCGGGACGACGCAGGCCTATCGCGACGCCTGGTTCATCGGCTTCACCGGCGACTATACGACCGCCGTCTGGTTCGGCAACGACGACTACACGTCCACCAACAACATGACCGGCGGCTCGCTGCCGGCGATGACTTTCAAGCGGCTGATGGACTATGCGGAGCAAGGCATCGAGCACCGCGCCATCCCCGGAGTTACCGCCCCGACGGCGCCAGTGAAGCAGCCGCAGGTCGCAGCGGCGAAGCCAGATGAAAACGCCCTGCCGCCCCTTATCCGTCCGCGCTCGTTGTCGGCCGAGGTCACCCGCCTGCTGCGCACGATCGGCGAGACCTTCGAAAAGGCGCCCACGCTGAAAGCGCCGGAAAAAGCCGGCGGCAAGCTCGCTGCCCTCGGCGCTGCCGAAGAAAAACGCTCCGGACAGACGGATCCCGATGCCGCCAGCAACTGA